One window of the Solanum stenotomum isolate F172 chromosome 11, ASM1918654v1, whole genome shotgun sequence genome contains the following:
- the LOC125843879 gene encoding replication protein A 70 kDa DNA-binding subunit B-like, with protein MVLRVNIDQIEPATRDWICKIQIVEIGRPRESLDKKCTFQNLILEDEEQCQIKAVMYSDEIKQYAATLKLLNTYLISTAKVKLSTASYGKPIHKFYWILDKETVIEQIKASHAVEKALPPPIKLNITSFDRIPHLMVDSTAEIDILAIILRCGPQKNAGRSHHKCRKITLCDNQRNQFLFTLWEDFGEIGHEIASKIATEADLLVILGRSIGISTYQGLSLQTRYNSTVRVNPNYPQALALLNWAKENKTLLLHSPSENTSTSSSITPLIVTPAGQQLISIAEISSGPSMGLFYVEAEMAILDEFQDFCVLECSGCKQKKRTKDRKDFECPKCNRTTSLVPRCSFEIDLIDNTATTTASISAELGEKLLSMTAEDIFDMTCTKRQSLSLHHVHEVLSNKTFEIQLRKSSWSSSNTTNATLSILSYMEKQHTPHSTTDRTCKKIKPLEITEVEVMPTSAAAGPSNAPAKFEPPTPTKKV; from the exons ATGGTACTAAGAGTGAACATCGACCAAATAGAACCAGCAACACGAGATTGGATTTGCAAAATTCAAATTGTCGAAATAGGACGGCCACGAGAAAGCCTTGACAAGAAATGTACAttccaaaatttaattttggaaGATGAAGAGC AATGCCAAATTAAAGCCGTTATGTACAGTGACGAAATCAAGCAGTATGCAGCTACGCTTAAACTTCTGAATACCTACCTGATCTCTACTGCAAAAGTTAAACTGTCCACAGCTTCATATGGCAAGCCTATACATAAATTCTACTGGATACTTGACAAAGAAACAGTAATTGAACAAATCAAAGCATCTCATGCAGTTGAAAAAGCACTTCCTCCGCCAATTAAGCTCAATATCACCAGCTTTGACCGCATTCCTCATCTGATGGTTGATTCTACTGCAGAAATAG ATATACTAGCAATCATTCTTCGTTGTGGTCCTCAAAAAAATGCCGGTCGAAGTCATCATAAGTGTCGCAAAATTACCCTTTGTGACAATCA GCGAAATCAGTTTCTCTTCACTCTATGGGAGGATTTTGGAGAAATAGGACATGAAATCGCCTCAAAAATTGCAACAGAGGCAGATCTGCTTGTCATCCTAGGAAGAAGTATAGGAATCTCTACTTATCAAG GGTTATCACTGCAAACTAGGTACAACTCCACAGTACGTGTGAATCCAAATTACCCACAGGCACTGGCACTCCTCAACTG ggcaaaagaaaacaaaacactGCTGTTGCATTCTCCATCTGAGAATACCTCAACAAGCTCATCTATCACTCCACTGATAGTCACTCCTGCTGGCCAACAACTTATCTCTATTGCAGAAATCTCATCAGGACCTTCT ATGGGACTGTTCTATGTTGAGGCAGAGATGGCCATATTAGATGAGTTCCAAGACTTTTGTGTGCTTGAATGCTCAGGATGCAAACAGAAGAAGCGGACAAAGGATAGAAAGGATTTTGAATGTCCAAAATGCAATCGGACAACATCATTAGTGCCTCG GTGTAGCTTCGAAATTGATCTTATTGACAATACTGCTACAACCACAGCATCTATCTCTGCTGAATTAGGAGAAAAATTACTGTCCATGACAGCAGAAGACATATTTGACATGACTTGCACTAAG CGACAATCATTGTCTCTTCATCATGTCCATGAGGTGCTGTCAAACAAAACTTTCGAAATTCAGCTAAGGAAGTCATCTTGGAGCAGCTCAAATACCACAAATGCAACTTTGTCCATTCTTTCCTACATGGAAAAACAACATACTCCACACAGCACTACTGATAGGACTTGTAAAAAGATAAAGCCTTTGGAAATAACTGAGGTAGAAGTGATGCCAACAAGTGCTGCAGCTGGTCCTTCTAATGCACCGGCAAAATTTGAACCACCCACACCTACCAAAAAGGTGTAA